The DNA window GCCGAAGCGCTTCGCGTCCCGGATCGACAGGTAGCCGAAGACGATGCCCAGGATGCCGCAGCAGAGCAGGCCGGTGATGATCCCCAGGACGCCCCAGAGGGTGGTCCGGTCCCGGCCGGCGGCCGGTGGCGGCGTGGGCGGCGGATACGGAGCGTTCACGGCTTCCTCCGAGCGGTCGGTGCCGCGACAGGAAAGGTCGCGTCCTGGGCCGAGGCTAAACCGGATCCGCGCCGCCGAGCCGATGGATCAGGGAACTCGCCGCGGTCCCGGGGCGGTATCGGACTGCCGTCGCCCGCGCGGCATGCCAGAGTAGAGCCGATGTCACGCGTCACCCCTGACCAGCCCCGCCACCCCGCGGCCGAGGCCGCCGCCGACGCCCGGCCGAGCGGCCGTGCCCGGCCGGCGCCGCGGGTGCCCGCGCCCCGGTCGGGGGAACCGCCGCGCGGCCGGGCCCCGCTGCCCGTCGCCGCCGGGGTGGCGGCCCTGTGGGCCGCCGTGACGTCGTGGCTGCCGGTCTCCGTGGTGCTCGGCCTGGCCCAGCTCAGCGAGGACGCCGGCTCGGTGCCCGGCGCGCTGCGCGCCGGCCTCGTCGGCTGGCTGCTCGGGCACGGCGTGCCGGTCGAGACCTCCGCCGGGCCGCTCGGCCTGACGCCGCTCGCCCTGACCGCGCTCGCCGTCTGGCGGCTCACCCGCGCCGGCGTGCACGTCAGCCGGGCCGTCGGCGCCCGGGGCAACCGCTCGCCCGGGCGGGCGCTCACCGCCGCGGTCGCGGTGGCCATCGCGTACGGGCTGCTCGGTTCCCTTGCGGCCCTCGCGGTCGGCGCGGGCGGGTTGCGGGTGTCCCCGGTCCGGGCCGGGCTGACCTTCGCGGTCCTCGGTGGGCTCGCCGCCCTGGTCGGCGCGCTGCGGACCACCGGCGTGTGGGTCCTGCTGGCCCGCCGTGCCCCGGCGGCGCTGCGCGACGGTGTGCGTACCGGGCTGGTCGCCGGCCTGCTGCTGTTCGGCGCGGGCGCCGGGGCGGCCGGGCTGGCCGTGGCCACCGGGGGCGGCGACGCGGCCGACATGATCGGGGCGTACCGGACCGGGGTGGCCGGTCAGGCGGGCATCACGCTGGTCAGCCTCGCCTATGCGCCCAATGCCACCGTCTGGTCCGTCAGTTACCTGCTCGGTCCCGGGTTCGCCGTCGGCACCGACACCGCGGTGCGGACCAGCGAGGTCTCCGTCGGCGCGCTGCCGGCCGTACCGTTGCTGGCCGGCCTGCCGCGCGGCCCGGTGGACGGGCTGGGCGCCGCGCTGCTCGCGGTGCCGGTGCTGGCCGCCATGGCGGCCGGCTGGCTGCTGGCCCGGCGGCTGCTGCGGCTCGCGGCCGAGGACCGCGCGCCGGTCGGGTGGTCCACCCTGCTGGTCCCGGCGGCGCTCGCCGGCCCGGTCGCCGGGCTGCTGCTCGGCCTGGCCGCGGCGGCCTCCGGCGGTCCGCTCGGCGGCGGCCGGCTGGCCGACATCGGCCCCGCTGCCTGGCCGGTGGCGGGCGTGGCCACCCTGGTGATCGCCGTCGGCGCGCTCCTCGGCGCCGCGGCCGGCCGCAGCCTCACCCGCACCCCGACCCGCTGACTCCGCACCGGGCCCGCAGACATGAAGGGGCGCCCCGCCGATCGCGGGACGCCCCTTTCCGCCAGCGGAGATGATCAGGGCTCGGTCGGCAGGTTCACGTTGGCGACGATGCCGAGGATGAGCACCAGGATGCCCAGACCGGCACCGACCGCGCCGCAGATGAGGCCGGCCTTGGCCTGGCCGGCGTTGCTGGCCAGCCCCTGGTCCGCCTTCTGCTTGGCCAGGTAACCGGTGATCACACCGGCGATGCCGATCGGGATCCCCAGGTAGAGGCAGCAGACCATCGGGATCGACACGATGCCGAGGATCATCGACACCAGGCCCAGCGTGTTGTTCTGGCCGCCCTGGCCGGTGGGGTAGCCGGCCTGCGGGTACTGCGGCGCGGCGCCGTACGGCTGCTGCTGCTGCGCGTACGGGTCCTGCCCGTAGGGCTGGCCGGAGGTGGGCTGCTGGCCGTAGGGCTGGCCGGAGGTGGGCTGCCCGTACTGGGGGGCCTGCGGCGGCTGCCCGTACTGCGGGGCCTGCGGCGGCTGCCCGTACTGCGGGGCCTGCGGCTGGCCGTACGGGTCGTACTGCGGGGAGGTCGGGTCCTGGTTCGGCTGCTGGCCGTGCGGGTCCTGACCGGGGTAACCGGGCTGCATGTGCGGGGCGCTCCTCAAACTGGGGGGTCAACGGTCCATGGTCGGGTTGTCGCCGCTCATCATTCCGCCCGGACACGGGACGCCGCGGCACACGGGCCCGGGACCCAGGTCAGTCACGATGCCGACGCCGGGGCCGGGCGTACGCATCGCCCCGGGCGACGGCAGCGTATCGTGCCGGCGCCACGGGGGAGATCACCAACGGCGGCGCGGCCCGAGCGTCGGACGCCCCCGCAGGCCCGATAGGGTTGCCGCGTGACCGAGCCCGCGTCCGTCGCCCGCCTCGTCGTCCTCGTCTCCGGCTCCGGCAGCAACCTCCAGGCTCTGCTGGACGCCGCCGCCGACCCCGCGTACGGGGCCCGGGTGGTGGCCGTGGGCGCGGACCGCGACGGGATCGCCGGCCTGGACCGGGCCGCCGCGGCCGGCGTGCCGACCTTCGTGGAGCGGGTGAAGGACCACCCGACGCGGGCGGACTGGGACAAGGCGCTGACCGCCCGGGTCGCCGAGCACCGGCCGGACCTGGTCATCAGCGCCGGTTTCCTCAAGCTCGTCGGCCCGCAGTTCCTGGCCGCGTTCGGGGACCGCTACCTGAACACGCACAACACCCTGCTGCCGGCGTTCCCCGGCATCCACGGCCCGCGGGACGCGCTCGCGTACGGGGTGAAGGTCACCGGGGCCACCCTGTTCTTCGTCGACGCCGGAATGGACACCGGGCCGATCGTCGCCCAGGTCGCCGTGCCGGTGCGGGACGACGACGACGAGGAGACGCTCACCGAGCGCATCAAGTCCGCCGAGCGGCGCCAGCTCGTCGAGCAGGTCGGTCGGCTGGTCCGTGAAGGTTGGACGATCACCGGCAGAAAGGTCACCGTTCCATGAGCGCCACTGGGGACGTCCGTCGCCCGATCAAGCGGGCGCTGGTCAGCGTCTACGACAAGACCGGGCTGGTCGAGCTGGCCCGGGCCCTGCACGAGGCGGGGGTGGAGATCGTCTCGACCGGCAGCACCGCCTCGACGATCTCCGGCGCGGGCGTGCCGGTGACCCCGGTCGAGCAGGTGACCGGTTTCCCGGAGATCCTCGACGGCCGGGTGAAGACGCTGCACCCGAAGATCCACGGCGGCCTCCTGGCCGACCTGCGCAAGGACGCGCACGCCGCCCAGCTCGACGAGCACGGCATCGCCGGCATCGACCTGCTGGTGTCCAACCTCTACCCGTTCCAGGCCACGGTCGCCTCCGGCGCCAGCCAGGACGAGTGCGTCGAGCAGATCGACATCGGCGGTCCGGCGATGGTCCGGGCCGCGGCCAAGAACCACGCCTCGGTGGCCGTGGTGACCGACCCGGCGGCGTACCCGGCGCTGCGGGACGCGCTCGCCGAGGGCGGCTTCACCCTGGCCCAGCGCCGGGCCCTCGCAGCCCGCGCGTTCGCGGACATCGCCGACTACGACGTGGCCGTCGCCGAGTGGTTCGCCGGGGAGCTGGCGCCGGCCGCCGACGGCTGGCCGGCGTTCGCCGGGCTGGCGTTGCGCCGCCAGGCGGTGCTGCGCTACGGCGAGAACCCGCACCAGGCGGCCGCCCTCTACGCCGACCCGGCCAGCCCGGCCGGCCTCGCGCAGGCCGAGCAGCTGCACGGCAAGGAGATGTCCTACAACAACTACGTCGACGCCGACGCCGCCTGGCGGGCCGCGAACGACTTCCCGGAGCAGCCGGCGGTCGCGATCATCAAGCACGCCAACCCGTGCGGCATCGCGGTGGGCGCGGACGTGGCCGAGGCGCACCGCCGGGCGCACGCCTGCGACCCGGTGTCCGCGTACGGCGGGGTGATCGCGGTCAACCGGCCGGTCTCGGTGGAGCTGGCCCGGCAGGTCGCGGAGATCTTCACCGAGGTGCTGGTGGCGCCCGGCTTCGACGAGGGCGCCCTGGAGGTCCTCCGGGCGAAGAAGAACATCCGCCTGCTGCGGGCCCCCGACTTCGACCCGCTGCCGGCCGAGTGGCGGCAGGTCACCGGCGGCGTGCTGGTGCAGCTGCGGGACCGGATCGACGCCGCCGGTGACGACCCGGCGAACTGGACGCTGGCCACCGGCGAGGCGGCTGACGAGGCCACCCTCCGCGACCTGGCGTTCGCCTGG is part of the Micromonospora halotolerans genome and encodes:
- a CDS encoding DUF4190 domain-containing protein; this translates as MNAPYPPPTPPPAAGRDRTTLWGVLGIITGLLCCGILGIVFGYLSIRDAKRFGKSPVLGWLAIAFGVINLIASAIIRSRGNYYSPYWYR
- a CDS encoding cell division protein PerM is translated as MSRVTPDQPRHPAAEAAADARPSGRARPAPRVPAPRSGEPPRGRAPLPVAAGVAALWAAVTSWLPVSVVLGLAQLSEDAGSVPGALRAGLVGWLLGHGVPVETSAGPLGLTPLALTALAVWRLTRAGVHVSRAVGARGNRSPGRALTAAVAVAIAYGLLGSLAALAVGAGGLRVSPVRAGLTFAVLGGLAALVGALRTTGVWVLLARRAPAALRDGVRTGLVAGLLLFGAGAGAAGLAVATGGGDAADMIGAYRTGVAGQAGITLVSLAYAPNATVWSVSYLLGPGFAVGTDTAVRTSEVSVGALPAVPLLAGLPRGPVDGLGAALLAVPVLAAMAAGWLLARRLLRLAAEDRAPVGWSTLLVPAALAGPVAGLLLGLAAAASGGPLGGGRLADIGPAAWPVAGVATLVIAVGALLGAAAGRSLTRTPTR
- a CDS encoding DUF4190 domain-containing protein, with protein sequence MQPGYPGQDPHGQQPNQDPTSPQYDPYGQPQAPQYGQPPQAPQYGQPPQAPQYGQPTSGQPYGQQPTSGQPYGQDPYAQQQQPYGAAPQYPQAGYPTGQGGQNNTLGLVSMILGIVSIPMVCCLYLGIPIGIAGVITGYLAKQKADQGLASNAGQAKAGLICGAVGAGLGILVLILGIVANVNLPTEP
- the purN gene encoding phosphoribosylglycinamide formyltransferase — encoded protein: MTEPASVARLVVLVSGSGSNLQALLDAAADPAYGARVVAVGADRDGIAGLDRAAAAGVPTFVERVKDHPTRADWDKALTARVAEHRPDLVISAGFLKLVGPQFLAAFGDRYLNTHNTLLPAFPGIHGPRDALAYGVKVTGATLFFVDAGMDTGPIVAQVAVPVRDDDDEETLTERIKSAERRQLVEQVGRLVREGWTITGRKVTVP
- the purH gene encoding bifunctional phosphoribosylaminoimidazolecarboxamide formyltransferase/IMP cyclohydrolase; the encoded protein is MSATGDVRRPIKRALVSVYDKTGLVELARALHEAGVEIVSTGSTASTISGAGVPVTPVEQVTGFPEILDGRVKTLHPKIHGGLLADLRKDAHAAQLDEHGIAGIDLLVSNLYPFQATVASGASQDECVEQIDIGGPAMVRAAAKNHASVAVVTDPAAYPALRDALAEGGFTLAQRRALAARAFADIADYDVAVAEWFAGELAPAADGWPAFAGLALRRQAVLRYGENPHQAAALYADPASPAGLAQAEQLHGKEMSYNNYVDADAAWRAANDFPEQPAVAIIKHANPCGIAVGADVAEAHRRAHACDPVSAYGGVIAVNRPVSVELARQVAEIFTEVLVAPGFDEGALEVLRAKKNIRLLRAPDFDPLPAEWRQVTGGVLVQLRDRIDAAGDDPANWTLATGEAADEATLRDLAFAWRAVRAVKSNAILLAREGATVGVGMGQVNRVDSAQLAVSRAGAERARGSVCASDAFFPFADGPKILIEAGIRAIVQPGGSIRDEETIAACKEAGVTMYLTGTRHFFH